The uncultured Bacteroides sp. DNA segment GGTTTATCGATCGCGACTTACAAAAAATAAAAGATTTGGATTTGGAATATGAGGTCAGTACGGCCGATCTGCTTCAGGAAAAAGGTTATTGCAGCAATTGGGTAGGGGAAGCTACTTGCAACACAGGCGACAGTTTCCTAACCGAGCTAACCGATGTGGATGGTGACGTAGTAGATATGGAGGCTTTTGCACAAGCTTTTGTTTGCCAGAGTAAGCAGATTCCTTTTGTATCAGTAAAATATGTGACTGATGTGATTGGGCAAAATTCTGTGTCTCATTGGGAAGATAAGTTAGCCGACGCACGTATCGGTCTTTCTCACTTTTTCAATGTCCTGTACGATAGGATATGATAAGTGACACCTATGGCGATAAGCAATAAGAGTATTTTAGCCCACATTATAGGTACAAAGAATGAGATGCTGTAGAGCATTGTTGCCCACATTAGGGTGATGGAGATGATTTTCGCTCGTAGTGGGATGGCTTTTTCTTCACGGAAGTTGCGAATGTATGGCCCTAAGTGTTTTTGACTTAGTAACCAGTTGTATAGTCGGGGAGATGCTCTAAAATAGAGTGCAGCTGTGAGCAAGAGAAATGGTGTTGTGGGCAACAATGGCAAGAATATGCCCGCGATGCCTAATATCAGCGAAACGGTTCCTATAATGATATATATGGTTTTCATGCGGACTGCTATTACTGATGGGTATATAAAAAGAACTGTGATTACAAACGTAGTCACAGTTCTTTTTGCACGGGAGGAGAGGCTCGAACTCCCGACACCCGGTTTTGGAGACCGGTGCTCTACCAACTGAGCTACTCCCGTGTTTGCGTGTGCAAAGGTAATAGATTCTATGGAATCTGCAAGAGTAGCAACTAAAATGTTTTTATCTCTGAACCTTTAATTTTTCCCATTCATCGGGTTTGAAGCCAACCAACACAAATGATTCGGTCACTACCAGCGGGCGTTTTACTAACTTCCCGTTGCTGGCTAATAACTCTATTTGTTCTTCTTCGCTCATTGTGGCAAGTTTGTCCTTCAGCCCCAGTTCTTTGTAGATTACTCCGCTTGTATTGAATAGCTTTTTGATGGGCAGGCCACTTTTAGGAATCCATTGTTTCAACTCTTCAGCAGTGGGATGCTCTTCGACAATCAATCGGTTGGCAAACTCTATTTTATTCTCAGTTAACCATTTCTTGGCCTTTTGGCAAGTGCTGCAGGCCGGATATTGCAAAAATATAGGTTTCATACTCTTTCGTTTTATCTTAAATGTGAATTTATATCATTAGTAACTCTTGGAACATCATGCGATAGACAGATGCCTTTTTGTCAATCGATAGTGGGTAAGCGCGCGACGAAGACGGCATTCGGTAGATCCTTATAGGTTGTTCGTTATACAAGAACTCGCAAAAATCGCCAATCTTAGGTTCTTCTACTTGTAGCTGAGTACACAAGATGTCAGTTGCTTTCTGTCCCGTTGCTACAATCGCTTTGCATTGGGGCACTTGTTTCAACAGTTTTCCTATGTCTGTTGTTTGCACAACTTCCAGAAATTTATCCGATGCATTATCCTGCAACCGTCGTATGGCCGTAGCAGTATCAAACAATGCAATACCTTTTTCCTCTAAAAACCGGATGATACGTTCACGGCAAAATGATTTTTTATCCTCGTTCAGGAAGAAGTCCTTTTCTTCGAAAAAAAGGATCCCTATTATACGCCACATATCGTTATTCAGATTTGGGTAATAGAACTCCATCGACCATCGTTTCTTTTGTGGTGGAAAACTACCGAGCATTAATAAACGGGCATTTGGAGGCAAAAAGGGATTTAAAGGATGATTTTCTATAGGGAGTGATTCCATCTTTCTTTTCTTAAATAGTTCTTTTTTGCCACTAAATATCGCGCTTTTACTTGAAAAGAGAAAATGCTTCGAACTTTTAGTTCTATAATCACATCCAAAACGCTCTGACTCTTAAATTAATTAACTATTTTTGCACCTTAATTTAATAGAAAGATAATAGAATAAGTTTAGTTATGAAAAGAATTATTACGATTTTCCTTCTCGTATTCTTAATTACTGCCCTTGGTGTTAAAGCGCAGAACATTCAGTTACACTACGATTTCGGTCGTGCTTTATATAATAAAGATCTTAAGGCTCGCCCATTGTTTACCTCTACAGTCGAAAAATACCAACCGGATAAATGGGGTAGCACCTTTTTCTTTGTCGACATGGACTATAACTCTAATGGCGTGGAACAAGCTTACTTTGAAATAGCCCGTGAGCTGAAGTTCTGGAAAGGCCCCTTTTCGGCTCATCTCGAATACAATGGTGGTTTGGCCAAAACCTATTCTATTAACAATGCTTATTTGGCCGGAGCAACCTATACCTATAATAATGCTTCGTTTAGCAAAGGCTTCTCATTGAGTGCTATGTATAAGTACATTCAAAAAAACGACTCACCCAATAATTTTCAATTAACGGCTACGTGGTACATGCACTTGCATGATAATCTCTTTACTCTTTGTGGCTTTGCCGACTATTGGAGAGAAGAAACGTGGTTTAATTCTAAGATGACTTTTTTAGCTGAACCTCAGTTTTGGGTGAATCTGAACAAGATAAAAGGGGTAAGCGATGATTTCAATCTTAGTGTAGGCAGTGAAGTCGAGGTTAGCAATAATTTCTATGCGGGTAGAGCCTATGTTATTCCTACCATTGCTCTGAAGTGGACATTAAACTAAAAGCATAGATGAAAACAGATTTAATTTACGGAATAGAAGATCGTCCACCTTTTAAAGATGCTTTTTTTGCCGCTTTACAGCATTTGCTTGCTATTTTTGTTGCCATTATCACTCCTCCTCTGATTATAGCCGGAGCGTTGAAGTTGGATGTAGAGAAAACGAGTTTCCTGGTGTCTATGTCCTTGTTTGTTTCCGGCATTTCTACCTTTATTCAATGTCGACGCTTTGGCCCGCTGGGTGCTAAGTTGCTTTGTATTCAAGGAACAAGTTTCTCCTTTATCGGTCCTATTATTACTACCGGTTTGACTGGCGGATTACCTCTTATCTTTGGTGTTTGTATGGCTGCCGCTCCTGTGGAGATGATAATCAGTCGCACTTTTAAATACCTGCGTACTATTATTACCCCTCTGGTCTCCGGCATTGTAGTACTTCTTATCGGATTGAGCCTGATAAAAGTGGGTATTGTTGCTTGTGGCGGAGGCTATGCAGCGATGGATAACGGTACGTTTGGTTCTTGGGAGAATCTTTCCATAGCCGGATTGGTACTGCTTAGTGTTCTTTTCTTTAATCGTTGCAAGAACAAATACTTGAGAATGAGTTCCATTGTATTGGGCATTTGCCTTGGATATGGAATGGCACTCTTTCTGGGTAAGGTAGATATGAGCTCGCTGAGTACGGATACATTAATGGGATTTAATATCCCCCTGCCATTTAAATATGGATTGGACTTTAATATATCTTCTTTTATCGCTATCGGACTTGTTTATCTGATAACAGCCATTGAAGCAACAGGAGATGTTACGGCCAATTCAATGATTTCCGGACTTCCGATTGAGGGTGAAGGGTATGTGAAACGTGTTTCGGGTGGGGTATTGGCTGATGGTTTTAACTCTTTCCTAGCCGGCGTTTTTAACTCGTTTCCTAATTCTATTTTTGCGCAAAACAATGGCATCATTCAACTTACCGGCGTAGCTAGTCGCTATGTGGGTTATTACATTGCTGCCATGTTGGTTCTATTGGGATTATTTCCTGTGGTTGGGACGGTCTTTTCACTGATGCCCGATTCTGTATTAGGCGGTGCTACATTACTCATGTTTGGAACAGTTGCCGCAGCGGGAGTGCGGATCGTGTCTTCGCAAAACATTGGTCGAAAAGAAACCCTTGTTTTGGCGGTTAGTTTGTCGCTAGGGCTAGGAGTAGAGTTAATGCCTGACATTCTCGTTAATGCTCCACAAGCCATAAAAGGAATCTTTTCTTCGGGCATCACTACCGGTGGGTTAACGGCCATTATAGCCAATGCGGTGATACGTGTCAAAGAAGAAAATGAGGTTTAGTATACAAACTTATATGCATAGTAATGCCAGAGCGAGGAAGCGATCCTTTTGCTCTGGCATTATTTTTTTATGCTTTGTTTGTCGGTTGGTACAACAAACGTATGGTTCAATTAATTAGGCTTTCGGATCCTCTTTTTTGTTCTTTGGTTCTTTTTTAGCTAACAGTACGATATTGTATACATATTCTGTCATCCACTTTTCAGAGTATCCTAAACGTTCTTTGTATTGGCGCACAGCAGTTGCTGTTTTGTGAACTTCATCAGCTTTCCATACCTTTTTTGTACATACATCATGTATTGTCTTTTCGGTCATACCACGTAACAACTTCTTAAAGAACGATGGCACACGAAACTTCCACTGCATGAGGTTGCCCATTAGCATCATCAAATCGTTAGAGAATCCCTGATACATGAAAAGATAGGATTGCACATCATTTTGTGTTTTGCAATTCTTCTTTATAGATGCATCTATTTCTTTAAAGAACTCTTCGCTAAGACCATAATCTTGCATCAGCATCTTGCGCGCACGTGACTTTTCCGCTAATCCAAGTTTTCCACCTTGAGTGCTGATCTTAAACATGCGTTTAAAGTTGGCTACATCAGGCACAAAGTTAATGTTGGTAATACCTAGATTCACTGCTATCACCGCTTGAAAATAGACCCGTGTCAGAGACACAAAGTCTTCTACATTGCCTACTACCTTATCATTGGCGCCGGCTTCT contains these protein-coding regions:
- a CDS encoding nucleosidase, with the translated sequence MLKVLVTFAVKDELVEIKWPDAELYYLRTGIGKVKAAFRVSDAINQVQPDLVLNLGTAGTVNHQVGDILVCRRFIDRDLQKIKDLDLEYEVSTADLLQEKGYCSNWVGEATCNTGDSFLTELTDVDGDVVDMEAFAQAFVCQSKQIPFVSVKYVTDVIGQNSVSHWEDKLADARIGLSHFFNVLYDRI
- a CDS encoding YbaN family protein — protein: MKTIYIIIGTVSLILGIAGIFLPLLPTTPFLLLTAALYFRASPRLYNWLLSQKHLGPYIRNFREEKAIPLRAKIISITLMWATMLYSISFFVPIMWAKILLLLIAIGVTYHILSYRTLKK
- a CDS encoding arsenate reductase family protein codes for the protein MKPIFLQYPACSTCQKAKKWLTENKIEFANRLIVEEHPTAEELKQWIPKSGLPIKKLFNTSGVIYKELGLKDKLATMSEEEQIELLASNGKLVKRPLVVTESFVLVGFKPDEWEKLKVQR
- a CDS encoding uracil-DNA glycosylase family protein; translation: MESLPIENHPLNPFLPPNARLLMLGSFPPQKKRWSMEFYYPNLNNDMWRIIGILFFEEKDFFLNEDKKSFCRERIIRFLEEKGIALFDTATAIRRLQDNASDKFLEVVQTTDIGKLLKQVPQCKAIVATGQKATDILCTQLQVEEPKIGDFCEFLYNEQPIRIYRMPSSSRAYPLSIDKKASVYRMMFQELLMI
- a CDS encoding DUF5020 family protein, translating into MKRIITIFLLVFLITALGVKAQNIQLHYDFGRALYNKDLKARPLFTSTVEKYQPDKWGSTFFFVDMDYNSNGVEQAYFEIARELKFWKGPFSAHLEYNGGLAKTYSINNAYLAGATYTYNNASFSKGFSLSAMYKYIQKNDSPNNFQLTATWYMHLHDNLFTLCGFADYWREETWFNSKMTFLAEPQFWVNLNKIKGVSDDFNLSVGSEVEVSNNFYAGRAYVIPTIALKWTLN
- a CDS encoding nucleobase:cation symporter-2 family protein gives rise to the protein MKTDLIYGIEDRPPFKDAFFAALQHLLAIFVAIITPPLIIAGALKLDVEKTSFLVSMSLFVSGISTFIQCRRFGPLGAKLLCIQGTSFSFIGPIITTGLTGGLPLIFGVCMAAAPVEMIISRTFKYLRTIITPLVSGIVVLLIGLSLIKVGIVACGGGYAAMDNGTFGSWENLSIAGLVLLSVLFFNRCKNKYLRMSSIVLGICLGYGMALFLGKVDMSSLSTDTLMGFNIPLPFKYGLDFNISSFIAIGLVYLITAIEATGDVTANSMISGLPIEGEGYVKRVSGGVLADGFNSFLAGVFNSFPNSIFAQNNGIIQLTGVASRYVGYYIAAMLVLLGLFPVVGTVFSLMPDSVLGGATLLMFGTVAAAGVRIVSSQNIGRKETLVLAVSLSLGLGVELMPDILVNAPQAIKGIFSSGITTGGLTAIIANAVIRVKEENEV